Proteins co-encoded in one uncultured Draconibacterium sp. genomic window:
- a CDS encoding metallophosphoesterase produces MYDIIGDVHGYAAQLKKLLTEMGYRKTNGSYSHPTRKAIFVGDFINRGPEIRKTIRTIKAMVENGNAYAVLGNHELNAIIYHLKDKQGKSIISKPSKYFLSLFKTINEYSLGSNELNEQLRWMRTLPLYLDLGEIRVVHACWSEDAIKVADSLYEEGRIRKRVFRKVYKKSNSEEAQSVWRLTKGINLKLPSDLRVMNNKGVSPRTFRIRWWENLEGKTFREASFESKFTMPSYTIPPEIVPATFPYPDDAPILFFGHYCRGAGPHIIKHNVCCVDSCVAGSKSLLAYRWSGEKELDMNHLVKI; encoded by the coding sequence ATGTACGACATTATTGGAGATGTTCATGGATATGCAGCCCAGCTAAAAAAGCTTTTAACAGAAATGGGCTACCGAAAAACGAATGGTAGTTATTCGCATCCAACGCGGAAAGCAATTTTTGTGGGCGATTTTATTAACCGCGGGCCTGAGATCAGAAAAACAATCCGGACCATTAAAGCGATGGTTGAAAACGGCAACGCATATGCTGTGCTGGGAAATCATGAACTCAATGCTATTATTTATCACCTGAAAGATAAGCAGGGGAAATCAATTATCTCAAAACCGAGTAAATACTTTTTATCGCTTTTTAAAACCATTAACGAGTATTCGTTAGGATCAAATGAACTGAACGAACAGCTTCGTTGGATGCGCACGTTACCACTTTATCTGGATTTAGGCGAAATTAGAGTGGTGCATGCCTGCTGGAGCGAAGACGCTATTAAAGTTGCCGACTCGCTGTATGAAGAGGGTAGAATAAGAAAGCGCGTTTTTCGGAAGGTGTATAAGAAGTCAAATTCAGAAGAAGCACAAAGTGTGTGGAGGCTAACAAAAGGCATTAACCTGAAATTACCATCCGATTTAAGGGTAATGAACAACAAAGGTGTTTCGCCCCGTACTTTTCGAATTCGCTGGTGGGAAAATCTGGAGGGGAAAACATTTCGAGAAGCTTCGTTTGAAAGTAAATTCACGATGCCATCGTATACCATTCCTCCCGAAATTGTTCCGGCGACTTTCCCGTATCCCGATGATGCCCCGATTTTGTTCTTCGGACATTACTGCAGAGGGGCAGGACCGCACATAATAAAACACAATGTTTGTTGTGTTGATTCGTGTGTTGCGGGCTCTAAATCGCTTTTGGCGTATCGGTGGAGCGGAGAGAAGGAACTAGATATGAATCATTTAGTAAAAATATAG
- a CDS encoding RNA polymerase sigma factor, with amino-acid sequence MIEVYKQVFAEFKEGTINSFYEKMYPELIIYASRLLGNEYAFLSEDCVQDAIFQAYKQRHSFSSPFQLKAFIYTCVRNKGISILRKGKAQSKYMAQIEDSEKDLSVNFIEQETLTLLYEAIDSLPEKYKTLFDLSFEQGLKNAEVAKLLNISEIAVKKQKSRFKSLLYNQLKNKIDKEYLYFILLILYDI; translated from the coding sequence ATGATTGAGGTATATAAACAAGTATTTGCAGAATTTAAGGAAGGAACAATTAATTCATTTTATGAAAAAATGTATCCGGAATTAATCATTTATGCCTCACGTTTATTAGGAAATGAATATGCTTTTTTATCGGAAGACTGCGTACAAGATGCTATTTTTCAAGCCTATAAACAGCGACACTCTTTCTCTTCTCCGTTTCAACTAAAGGCATTTATATATACCTGTGTGCGGAATAAGGGAATTAGCATTCTCCGAAAAGGCAAGGCTCAAAGCAAGTACATGGCTCAAATTGAGGATTCAGAGAAAGATCTTTCGGTAAATTTCATTGAACAGGAAACACTCACATTATTGTACGAAGCTATTGATTCCTTGCCAGAAAAATATAAAACCCTATTTGATTTAAGTTTTGAGCAAGGCCTGAAAAATGCTGAAGTAGCAAAACTTCTAAACATCTCAGAAATAGCAGTAAAAAAACAGAAGTCACGCTTTAAAAGTCTTTTGTATAATCAACTTAAAAATAAAATCGATAAAGAGTATCTTTATTTTATTCTTTTAATATTATATGATATTTGA
- a CDS encoding TlpA disulfide reductase family protein: MKKEKLISVFTLAALFLICNVSKAQLLKGIINADSIPILQIAYTPDGDVINTIYHKLQPDKDGKFSFNTDLIDQTCDVGVYVGEEIFGAHLEKGKTTNIYLEKKSGKENFEIRFGGDNVELSKVYNAYTQAFDIFKYFSIDPALSKSFQEYRDILEKEYTALNKKLATIKDDQWQAYYIKLSEGMYKWTQIRLIMDECFEENIPLAESPEYLELINAINPNDEASLRTNLSVAWLGGKVKQSMDGNDDDNIPYFVECMELVENQITNPKVRTSLTRYIPYLYFTMGAGKGDVNVFWNRFKIFAKDYPELISDYESNVKSFVEIKKGDDVPYNPVLTKTDGTTCKLSDLSGYLVYIDIWATWCVPCVKEIPHLEKVAEHFKGNDKIKIISISVDENRDAWLKKLAKDQPEWEQYILTPEEEEKFMKAWNIGGIPRFIVLDKDGKVFSADAPRPSNEELIGTLESQL, from the coding sequence ATGAAAAAAGAAAAATTGATTAGTGTGTTTACATTGGCAGCGTTATTTTTGATTTGTAACGTAAGCAAGGCACAACTTCTAAAAGGTATTATCAATGCTGACAGTATTCCCATACTTCAAATTGCCTATACCCCAGACGGCGATGTGATAAACACAATCTATCATAAGTTACAACCCGACAAAGATGGTAAGTTTAGCTTTAATACAGATTTGATTGATCAGACCTGTGACGTAGGGGTTTATGTGGGTGAAGAAATTTTTGGCGCACATTTAGAGAAAGGAAAAACAACAAATATTTACCTGGAGAAAAAGAGTGGAAAAGAAAATTTCGAAATAAGATTTGGTGGAGATAATGTTGAGTTAAGTAAGGTTTATAATGCCTATACTCAGGCTTTTGATATTTTTAAATATTTTTCCATCGATCCGGCTTTAAGTAAATCTTTTCAAGAATACAGAGATATACTTGAGAAGGAGTACACTGCGCTAAATAAGAAGTTAGCTACAATTAAAGACGACCAATGGCAGGCGTACTATATCAAACTATCGGAAGGAATGTATAAGTGGACCCAAATTCGCTTGATTATGGATGAGTGTTTTGAGGAGAATATACCATTAGCAGAATCACCTGAATATTTGGAGTTGATTAATGCCATTAATCCGAATGACGAGGCAAGTTTAAGAACGAATCTGAGTGTTGCTTGGTTGGGGGGAAAAGTAAAACAAAGCATGGACGGAAATGATGATGATAACATTCCTTATTTTGTTGAATGTATGGAACTTGTTGAAAATCAAATCACAAATCCAAAAGTTCGCACATCTCTTACCCGCTACATTCCTTACCTCTATTTTACCATGGGGGCCGGAAAAGGAGATGTTAACGTATTTTGGAATCGTTTTAAGATATTTGCCAAAGATTATCCGGAATTAATAAGTGATTATGAGTCAAATGTTAAATCGTTTGTTGAAATCAAAAAAGGAGATGATGTTCCATATAACCCGGTATTGACAAAAACTGACGGAACTACTTGTAAATTGTCCGACTTAAGTGGTTATTTGGTTTATATTGATATTTGGGCGACATGGTGCGTCCCTTGTGTTAAAGAAATACCACATTTAGAAAAAGTGGCAGAACATTTTAAAGGCAACGACAAGATTAAAATTATTAGTATATCTGTAGATGAAAACCGGGATGCCTGGCTAAAAAAACTGGCAAAAGACCAACCTGAGTGGGAGCAATATATACTTACGCCGGAAGAGGAAGAGAAATTTATGAAAGCATGGAATATAGGCGGAATTCCTCGTTTCATTGTGTTGGATAAAGACGGGAAAGTATTTTCGGCTGATGCACCAAGACCTTCTAACGAAGAGCTAATTGGTACCTTGGAATCACAATTATAA
- a CDS encoding FecR domain-containing protein has product MIEERDEEMCFLLFKRIAGKIEKEEEQQLEAWRLESELHQQLYDRLLDPAYLEHEYKRRKAINVQRPMAEMQGRINADNGKVFRLHRIKRWAIAASIALLVGISAIQIFLHTSNKTSSIETAKTQLAVSDIKHGETKAVLTMPGGAEVALGANDESNEEAIKHVKSASKMQAETKLNLEVPRGGEFKIVLEDSTEVWLNAESKLIYPEKFSLKERKVTVTGEAYFKVSHDEDRPFFVETDGQLVRVYGTEFNIRSYNEDQQVYTTLVTGSISLTKANDKSGELMLTPGYQALFDKDNAETFVKTVNTDIVTSWRGGRFVFEEQNLGQIMQDLSRWYLFDYQFEEKSLEQIVFKGSIPRYSEFSTVLAILEKSGGLAFSVNGSTVSISQSVDSK; this is encoded by the coding sequence ATGATTGAAGAAAGAGATGAAGAGATGTGTTTTTTACTCTTCAAGCGTATTGCCGGAAAAATTGAGAAGGAAGAAGAGCAACAACTGGAGGCCTGGCGTTTGGAAAGCGAATTGCACCAGCAACTTTACGACCGGCTGCTTGATCCAGCATATCTTGAACATGAATATAAGCGTAGAAAGGCGATTAATGTGCAGCGTCCGATGGCAGAAATGCAAGGCCGAATAAATGCTGACAACGGGAAAGTATTTCGTTTACACCGGATTAAACGCTGGGCTATTGCTGCTTCTATCGCTTTATTGGTGGGCATAAGTGCTATTCAGATTTTTCTTCACACTTCCAACAAAACATCTTCAATTGAAACCGCTAAAACTCAATTGGCAGTATCAGATATAAAACACGGAGAGACAAAGGCTGTTTTAACAATGCCTGGCGGAGCAGAAGTGGCTTTAGGAGCCAACGACGAAAGCAATGAGGAAGCCATCAAGCATGTAAAATCTGCTTCCAAAATGCAGGCAGAAACAAAGCTGAACCTTGAAGTTCCCCGGGGTGGGGAATTTAAGATTGTGCTGGAAGATAGTACCGAAGTATGGCTAAATGCCGAGTCTAAACTTATTTATCCTGAGAAATTCTCCTTAAAAGAACGAAAGGTTACAGTAACAGGAGAAGCCTATTTTAAAGTTTCGCACGATGAAGACAGGCCATTCTTTGTTGAAACAGACGGACAACTTGTTCGGGTTTATGGTACCGAATTCAATATTCGATCGTACAATGAAGACCAACAGGTTTATACTACTTTGGTAACAGGTAGTATTTCGTTAACCAAGGCCAATGATAAAAGTGGAGAGCTAATGCTAACTCCCGGATACCAGGCCCTCTTTGATAAAGATAATGCCGAAACTTTTGTTAAAACGGTTAACACCGATATTGTAACCAGTTGGCGGGGAGGCCGGTTTGTTTTTGAGGAACAAAACCTCGGTCAAATCATGCAGGATTTAAGTCGGTGGTATTTATTCGACTATCAGTTTGAAGAAAAAAGTTTGGAACAAATTGTTTTTAAAGGAAGCATTCCTCGCTACAGCGAATTCAGTACAGTTTTAGCCATATTAGAAAAAAGTGGTGGCTTAGCTTTTAGCGTTAACGGATCAACCGTTAGCATTTCTCAAAGTGTTGATAGTAAATAA
- a CDS encoding SusC/RagA family TonB-linked outer membrane protein, with translation MNIKKLCIAIIMSVWGLLQPIQTWAQEYSVSYNEANIDEVISDLRNKTGYEFVYQKQILNNVGPISCTYNSLTINQLLDRIFWDKAGLDYDIVEKNIILSISTKELEYFKKVITGMVTDENDNPLPGASILFVGSNTGVTTDTDGQFVLTVEGKDPVIRISFIGMKEQTIHVNSLKENFLLVKMQNDERMMEEVVVTGYQNIKRENATGSYQSVKSKDLGNRYTSSIAANLEGKIPGLVSYNNGLGDDQESSLIIRGVGSFQANTSPLVVVDGLPIEGSIESVNPYEIENVTVLKDAAAAAIYGARASNGVIVITTKRAQSEKLTIDFNTDITISEKRDYDNFRWANASELIELEKYNYNYIRDAEDQSAFSTLLQYYENRRKALSPVSRLLVANYLGELGPDELNSTLERLSKNDYRKEWQDATERSQILKQYNLALRTKGKVLGSSIVLNYKTDNNGIVNQHNNMLTFSYKGDLDVTKWLDLSLGTNIIRERAKTHISRVYGYNRINAFQPYQSMYNEDGSRAAMEADVYLGEESLNNPAYGFKSVSYNLLDELNKNFQKTSRTNIRSFLHANVKILPEWTVSSQFQYEDINYKNDAYYEGDSYYMRHLYNLYTTEEVVQEEDWDTGEMISSSVVKHHIPAGGRLDTDLSEGAFYTFRAQSNYSKTFADKHELIAIAGYEFRESKSKTYKNLLMGYDEQTQTNSNGLVNYGVWKDLEGQVSALGDNYTIYGAPDGNDFLTTNILHRFYSVYFTGNYSYDNRYSASFSYRVDKTDLFGADPKFRGRPLWSTGLSWNINNEEFMKNYKWVDVLKLRGSYGLTGNIDKDISSYLTATIGVNEVTGAKYADLDTPPNDQLRWEKTASWNIGLDFSLWRNRLSGSIDGYRKTGTDILTITDLDPTTGWSQLTINSGEALNTGVEIQLNGSIIKPSSYNSIGVNASVNFAYNKNEVTKVSHQPSSGAEALRIGTLHEGYPVNSLFSYRFAGLLSEDNIQHFRWEDANGQIHSSDINSGEFTPEDAVFSGGLDPKYMASFNPEITYGGFSITAMLSYYGGHYMRVLTDDWSSEGSTYGYSSLASVDAIPSSYLNYWRSDDKNLYPANGYLGGSNVIGDYRYLDTNVVSADYVKLRTLVLAYSFSQQFSKKIGVNNLRLRFQVNNLATWQRNKLGIDPEANNPAYGTTLPETPRSYTMSLNFNL, from the coding sequence ATGAATATAAAAAAACTCTGTATAGCAATAATTATGTCCGTTTGGGGACTATTGCAGCCTATTCAAACCTGGGCGCAGGAATATAGCGTTTCCTACAACGAGGCGAATATTGATGAGGTAATTTCGGATTTAAGAAATAAGACCGGATACGAATTTGTTTACCAGAAGCAAATACTAAACAACGTTGGGCCAATATCTTGTACATATAATAGCCTGACTATTAATCAGCTTCTTGATCGTATTTTCTGGGATAAAGCCGGACTGGATTACGATATCGTAGAGAAGAATATTATTTTAAGTATATCAACTAAAGAATTAGAATATTTTAAGAAAGTAATTACAGGGATGGTAACGGATGAAAATGATAATCCTCTTCCGGGGGCAAGCATTTTGTTCGTTGGGAGCAATACTGGTGTTACAACTGATACTGATGGGCAGTTTGTGCTTACTGTAGAAGGAAAAGATCCGGTAATCCGTATCTCCTTTATTGGAATGAAAGAGCAGACGATTCATGTTAACTCTTTAAAAGAGAATTTCCTTTTGGTAAAAATGCAGAATGATGAAAGAATGATGGAAGAGGTTGTTGTAACCGGTTACCAAAATATCAAGCGCGAGAATGCAACCGGTTCCTATCAATCCGTTAAGTCGAAAGATTTGGGCAATCGTTATACATCATCAATTGCAGCCAATTTGGAAGGTAAAATACCCGGACTGGTTAGTTACAATAATGGTTTAGGCGACGACCAGGAATCATCGCTTATAATCCGTGGTGTTGGATCCTTTCAGGCCAATACCAGCCCGCTTGTGGTTGTTGATGGATTACCAATTGAAGGCTCTATTGAATCTGTTAATCCGTATGAAATAGAGAATGTTACTGTTTTGAAAGATGCAGCAGCAGCAGCAATATATGGTGCGCGAGCTTCCAACGGGGTAATTGTAATTACAACAAAACGGGCCCAAAGCGAAAAGTTAACTATTGATTTTAATACGGATATCACAATCAGCGAAAAACGGGATTACGACAATTTCAGATGGGCAAATGCCAGCGAATTGATTGAACTGGAGAAGTACAATTATAATTATATACGCGACGCAGAAGATCAATCGGCATTTTCTACTTTGCTCCAATACTATGAAAACAGACGAAAGGCACTAAGTCCTGTTAGCCGTCTTTTGGTTGCCAATTATTTGGGAGAGTTAGGTCCCGATGAGCTAAATAGTACACTTGAGCGATTGAGTAAAAATGATTACCGGAAGGAGTGGCAAGATGCTACAGAACGTTCTCAGATACTGAAACAATACAACCTGGCATTACGCACAAAAGGGAAAGTATTGGGCTCAAGTATTGTATTAAATTATAAAACCGATAACAATGGCATTGTAAATCAGCATAACAATATGCTGACGTTTAGTTATAAAGGCGATTTGGATGTTACAAAATGGCTTGATTTATCGTTGGGAACAAACATTATTCGTGAACGTGCAAAAACTCATATCAGCAGAGTATACGGATACAATAGAATCAATGCCTTTCAACCTTACCAGAGTATGTATAACGAAGATGGTTCGCGCGCAGCTATGGAAGCAGATGTTTATTTAGGCGAAGAATCTTTAAACAATCCCGCCTATGGTTTTAAGTCTGTTTCGTATAACTTGCTGGATGAACTGAACAAGAATTTTCAGAAAACAAGCCGAACAAATATTCGTTCATTTTTGCATGCCAATGTTAAAATTCTTCCCGAATGGACGGTTAGTAGCCAGTTTCAGTACGAAGATATAAACTATAAGAATGATGCGTATTACGAGGGTGATTCTTATTACATGAGACACTTATACAATCTCTACACAACCGAAGAAGTTGTGCAGGAGGAAGATTGGGATACCGGAGAAATGATATCAAGCAGTGTCGTGAAACATCACATTCCCGCTGGAGGAAGATTGGATACCGACCTCTCAGAAGGTGCTTTTTACACTTTCAGAGCACAAAGTAATTATTCGAAAACTTTTGCAGACAAACACGAACTTATAGCTATTGCAGGTTATGAGTTTCGCGAATCAAAATCGAAAACATACAAAAACCTGTTGATGGGTTATGATGAGCAAACTCAAACAAACAGCAATGGATTGGTTAATTACGGTGTGTGGAAAGACCTGGAAGGACAAGTTTCAGCTTTAGGCGACAACTATACTATTTATGGAGCACCTGATGGAAACGATTTTTTAACGACAAATATTCTACACCGTTTTTATTCGGTTTATTTCACCGGAAACTACAGTTACGATAACCGGTACAGTGCATCATTCTCTTATCGGGTTGATAAAACTGACTTATTTGGCGCTGATCCTAAATTTCGGGGGCGCCCATTATGGTCAACCGGTTTAAGCTGGAACATCAACAACGAAGAGTTTATGAAAAACTATAAATGGGTTGATGTTTTGAAACTGCGCGGTAGTTACGGTTTAACAGGGAATATCGATAAAGATATTTCATCCTACCTAACTGCAACAATTGGGGTAAACGAAGTAACCGGAGCAAAGTATGCAGACTTAGACACGCCTCCGAACGATCAGCTTCGTTGGGAGAAAACGGCCTCATGGAATATTGGTCTCGACTTTTCGTTGTGGCGTAACCGCTTGAGTGGTTCTATTGATGGTTACCGAAAAACCGGAACTGATATACTAACCATTACTGATCTTGACCCGACAACAGGATGGAGCCAGCTGACCATAAATAGCGGAGAAGCTCTAAACACCGGAGTTGAAATACAACTTAATGGTAGTATTATCAAACCATCTTCTTATAATTCAATTGGGGTGAACGCTTCAGTTAACTTTGCATATAATAAAAACGAAGTTACAAAGGTAAGCCATCAACCCTCTTCTGGCGCAGAAGCATTACGAATTGGAACGCTTCACGAGGGGTATCCTGTTAATTCCTTGTTCTCGTATCGTTTTGCCGGATTATTATCAGAAGATAATATACAGCATTTCAGATGGGAAGATGCCAACGGACAAATTCATTCATCCGACATAAACAGTGGCGAATTTACGCCCGAAGATGCTGTGTTTAGCGGAGGATTAGATCCAAAATACATGGCAAGTTTTAACCCTGAAATTACTTACGGCGGATTTAGCATTACTGCAATGCTTTCATATTATGGCGGACATTATATGCGTGTATTAACAGACGACTGGTCGAGCGAAGGAAGTACTTACGGCTATAGTAGTCTGGCATCTGTTGATGCAATTCCCAGCAGTTATTTAAATTATTGGAGAAGCGATGATAAAAATTTGTATCCTGCTAACGGATATCTCGGCGGATCAAACGTAATTGGAGACTACAGGTATTTGGATACAAATGTTGTTTCTGCAGATTACGTTAAATTACGTACCCTGGTGCTGGCATATAGTTTTTCTCAGCAGTTTTCTAAAAAAATAGGGGTTAATAATCTGCGCTTAAGGTTTCAGGTAAATAACCTGGCAACCTGGCAACGTAATAAGCTGGGGATAGACCCGGAAGCTAACAATCCTGCATATGGTACCACTTTGCCGGAAACTCCGAGAAGCTACACAATGAGCTTGAATTTTAACCTGTAA
- a CDS encoding RagB/SusD family nutrient uptake outer membrane protein, which yields MIKRNIFGFLLLLILVSCEDQLDIIPKGKSTLDNLDDLELLLNQEYSLGIKPAADLGMICNESLGLMLSVPEALSLTNTLDYAYLSYNEEVDRVTLTQSDRRYSAAYSYINYMNVILSKIDDVSGDVDRKASLKAEAHIIRAYLHWLLVNIYAAQYDAATAKNKGGIAYVDNIDVVEQKTKLTLEEAYQRILEDCSDEIIDQLPVDNSNILRADHAFGNAVRAKVLMQMKQYEEALPYALEALNLNGAIEDRKIIAETGVWDLQEDVSNNYVYMRSESRVSPTTETLSVESSAMFEDGDYVINYDGGWSDLYGMIFAGISGCKIYFGWNTKSNEYGINSDRMYYTAAECYIRTGEIRKGLELVDHIRAYRVEDYQSFVALFDQSPLSETEAMSLLQKAKWIECVASYENFFDCKRWNTEENYKRTIVRNLGDEYGSYSISPESPLWILPFPANATRYNSSLTQNF from the coding sequence ATGATTAAAAGAAACATATTTGGATTTTTACTCCTATTAATTTTAGTATCCTGTGAAGACCAACTGGACATTATCCCTAAAGGAAAAAGTACACTGGATAATTTAGATGATTTAGAATTATTGTTAAATCAGGAATATTCGCTCGGTATAAAACCTGCAGCCGATTTGGGTATGATATGCAATGAATCATTGGGGCTGATGCTGTCTGTTCCTGAAGCCTTATCTCTTACCAATACGCTGGATTATGCCTACCTCTCTTATAACGAAGAAGTAGACCGGGTAACCCTGACACAGTCTGACAGGCGATATTCTGCGGCGTATAGTTATATCAATTATATGAATGTAATACTGAGCAAGATTGACGACGTAAGCGGAGATGTTGATAGAAAAGCAAGCCTTAAAGCAGAGGCGCACATCATAAGGGCTTATCTCCACTGGCTGTTGGTTAATATTTATGCCGCGCAATACGATGCGGCTACAGCTAAAAATAAAGGAGGTATTGCTTATGTTGATAATATTGACGTAGTTGAACAGAAAACAAAGCTGACTCTGGAAGAAGCATACCAACGCATTCTGGAAGATTGTTCTGATGAGATTATAGATCAACTGCCAGTTGATAATTCCAATATTTTGCGAGCTGACCATGCCTTTGGTAATGCCGTGCGAGCTAAGGTTTTAATGCAAATGAAACAGTATGAAGAAGCATTGCCTTACGCACTGGAGGCACTGAACTTGAATGGAGCAATTGAAGACCGGAAAATTATTGCTGAGACTGGAGTTTGGGATTTGCAGGAAGATGTATCGAATAATTACGTGTATATGCGTAGTGAATCACGAGTAAGTCCTACCACCGAAACCCTTTCGGTTGAAAGTTCTGCAATGTTTGAGGACGGAGACTATGTTATCAATTACGATGGAGGATGGAGCGATTTGTACGGGATGATATTTGCCGGAATAAGCGGCTGCAAAATTTATTTTGGCTGGAATACAAAAAGCAATGAATATGGCATTAATAGCGACAGGATGTATTACACTGCTGCCGAATGTTATATTCGCACAGGAGAAATACGCAAAGGATTAGAGCTTGTCGATCATATACGTGCCTATCGTGTGGAAGACTACCAATCGTTTGTTGCGCTTTTTGATCAAAGCCCGTTAAGCGAAACGGAGGCTATGTCGCTGTTACAAAAAGCAAAATGGATTGAGTGTGTTGCTTCTTATGAGAACTTTTTCGACTGTAAACGCTGGAACACTGAAGAGAACTATAAACGTACGATTGTCCGCAACTTAGGCGACGAGTATGGAAGTTATTCTATTTCTCCTGAGTCTCCTTTGTGGATTTTGCCATTCCCGGCTAATGCTACTCGCTATAACTCATCACTTACTCAGAACTTCTAA
- a CDS encoding L-serine ammonia-lyase, iron-sulfur-dependent, subunit alpha, translated as MEKTDVRYAEYLKILHEELIPAMGCTEPIAIAYAGAVAKKALGTMPERVLVEASDNIIKNVKSVVVPNTGGQKGIAAAAVAGIVAGDSERILEVISDVSIKEREQIADFLKSNEVEVVSLQSEIIFDLVVNVFSGDDSAAVQISHYHTNIVRITRNNDTEICNQHCNDLTPSQILDRSFMSVDDILKFAETVELSQVKDLLDKQIEYNVAIAKEGIKGNWGANVGSVLLQSWGTDDIKVRAKAMAAAGSDARMSGCELPVMIVSGSGNQGLTASLPVIEYARELKVDQETLYRGLIVSNLVTIHQKTRIGRLSAYCGAISAGVGAGAGITWLHGGRFDEVAHTIVNALAIVSGIICDGAKPSCAGKIASAVDAGILGYHMYKNGQQFYGGDGILKKGVENTIERIGQLASKGMRETDKEIIRIMLGE; from the coding sequence ATGGAAAAGACTGATGTAAGGTATGCTGAATATCTGAAAATCTTACATGAAGAGTTGATACCGGCCATGGGCTGTACTGAGCCAATTGCTATTGCTTATGCCGGAGCTGTCGCCAAAAAGGCACTGGGAACAATGCCCGAGCGTGTTTTGGTAGAAGCAAGCGATAACATTATTAAGAATGTAAAAAGTGTTGTCGTCCCGAATACAGGAGGACAGAAGGGAATTGCTGCTGCTGCTGTTGCCGGTATTGTTGCGGGTGATTCAGAGCGGATTTTAGAGGTAATATCTGATGTAAGTATTAAGGAGCGGGAACAGATCGCAGATTTCCTGAAATCAAATGAAGTGGAGGTCGTTTCCTTACAAAGTGAAATAATTTTCGACCTGGTTGTGAATGTTTTTAGTGGCGATGACAGTGCTGCCGTTCAGATATCGCATTACCATACCAACATTGTTCGTATAACCAGAAATAATGATACTGAAATTTGCAATCAGCATTGTAATGATTTAACACCATCGCAGATTTTGGATCGTTCATTCATGAGTGTTGACGATATTTTGAAATTTGCGGAGACGGTAGAGCTTTCTCAAGTAAAAGATCTGCTGGATAAACAAATTGAGTACAATGTTGCTATTGCCAAAGAAGGCATAAAAGGGAACTGGGGAGCAAATGTAGGATCGGTACTTCTGCAATCGTGGGGTACAGATGACATAAAAGTACGTGCCAAAGCCATGGCTGCTGCCGGCTCGGATGCACGAATGAGTGGCTGCGAATTGCCTGTAATGATTGTTTCAGGTAGTGGTAACCAGGGATTAACAGCATCGCTGCCGGTGATTGAATATGCCAGAGAATTGAAGGTAGACCAGGAAACGTTATACCGGGGGTTAATTGTTTCTAATTTAGTCACTATTCATCAAAAAACACGAATAGGACGTTTGTCGGCCTATTGTGGAGCCATCTCTGCCGGTGTTGGCGCCGGTGCCGGAATTACATGGTTACATGGTGGCCGGTTTGATGAGGTGGCCCATACCATTGTAAATGCACTTGCAATTGTGTCTGGTATTATTTGCGACGGAGCAAAACCTTCCTGTGCAGGGAAAATTGCATCGGCTGTTGACGCTGGAATTTTGGGTTACCACATGTATAAAAACGGACAGCAATTTTATGGTGGCGACGGAATCCTGAAAAAGGGGGTTGAGAATACTATCGAGAGAATTGGTCAATTGGCTAGTAAGGGGATGCGCGAAACCGATAAAGAGATCATTCGAATTATGTTAGGAGAATAA